The Monomorium pharaonis isolate MP-MQ-018 chromosome 5, ASM1337386v2, whole genome shotgun sequence genome includes a window with the following:
- the LOC105833120 gene encoding uncharacterized protein LOC105833120, whose product MESRERCARCRAKSIVRKSDDLCERCRSGGALVKRTTFLPGGGHSPECPKFRWTVEDEERRNEIAACVDKFALAKRLHAENLQHQPLPDRVDDSVLRLGCRVCSASCERDAKWNQDRGNRPRAATERDRSFVPALGCKKPQTRMDLAICWETPIDPVYEPRRATHIDGSEGGTAPAIFAMIQHTPVPRNRELLSSRSERKDKCGCASQDETGKNSERNRCCCNEFRGERRCGEKPLRSNSVPRITERRCVACRDGEIPEAELERGRDPRLIRSAVGVALGLEEKKRWPTTAMAGDDAVARRNGLPPMKMTVPRPKTPFARRAFCIDTLAPPFSVMSGCRDADYPEHWRLMSVYQQSYRHPQKRRPRRF is encoded by the exons TGGAATCGCGCGAGCGTTGCGCTCGCTGTCGCGCTAAATCGATCGTCCGTAAGAGCGACGACCTCTGCGAACGTTGCCGATCCGGGGGCGCCTTGGTAAAGCGGACGACCTTCCTTCCGGGAGGAGGACACTCGCCCGAATGTCCTAAATTCCGCTGGACCGTCGAGGACGAGGAACGGAGAAATG AGATCGCCGCCTGCGTTGACAAGTTCGCCCTGGCGAAGAGGTTGCACGCGGAGAACTTGCAGCACCAGCCACTTCCGGATCGCGTGGACGACTCCGTCCTCAGGCTGGGGTGCCGCGTCTGTTCGGCCAGCTGCGAACGGGACGCGAAGTGGAACCAGGACCGGGGGAATCGTCCGCGCGCGGCTACCGAGAGGGATCGCTCGTTCGTACCCGCGCTCGGCTGCAAGAAACCGCAGACCCGGATGGACCTGGCGATCTGCTGGGAGACCCCGATAGACCCGGTGTACGAGCCGCGCAGGGCGACGCACATCGACGGCTCCGAGGGCGGCACGGCCCCGGCGATCTTCGCCATGATCCAGCACACGCCGGTGCCGAGGAACCGCGAGCTCCTGTCCTCTCGCAGCGAGCGGAAGGACAAGTGCGGTTGTGCGAGCCAGGACGAGACGGGGAAGAACTCGGAGAGGAATCGATGCTGCTGCAACG AATTCCGTGGCGAACGGCGATGCGGGGAGAAGCCGTTGAGATCGAACTCCGTGCCGCGCATCACCGAACGCAGATGCGTGGCCTGCCGGGATGGAGAGATCCCGGAAGCGGAACTCGAGCGAGGGAGGGATCCGAGGCTGATCCGCTCGGCGGTGGGCGTCGCGCTCGGTCTCGAGGAGAAGAAACGCTGGCCGACGACGGCGATGGCGGGCGACGACGCCGTGGCGCGCCGGAACGGACTGCCGCCGATGAAGATGACGGTGCCGCGGCCGAAGACCCCGTTCGCGAGACGCGCCTTCTGCATCGACACCCTGGCGCCGCCGTTCAGCGTGATGAGCGGCTGCCGGGACGCCGATTACCCCGAGCACTGGCGGCTCATGTCCGTGTACCAGCAGTCGTACAGGCACCCGCAGAAACGAAGGCCCCGCCGCTTCTAA
- the LOC105837525 gene encoding potassium/sodium hyperpolarization-activated cyclic nucleotide-gated channel 1, whose product MRYKELPYSLQQRVLSYYNYRNKKGFERDKMIINHVSPYLREKLLLHNYRRLLDNVELFGYLPRAVMAQLIGSVRSEIFMPDDTLVKAGARSDALYFIASGTVAVYNNVEEEICHLEDGAYFGELALLMEDDRWIASVVAAENCEVHVLTRLDFRNALALHPELLTHLQNVTLARSERTLLEEVHEREAPPIMSGNINISSIKTKRRD is encoded by the exons ATGAGATACAAGGAATTGCCGTATTCCTTGCAACAACGAGTGCTGTCCTACTACAATTACCGAAACAAGAAAGGATTTGAGAGAGATAAGATGATTATCAATCACGTGTCGCCCTACTTGCGAGAA AAGCTTCTTCTGCACAATTATCGCCGACTACTGGACAACGTGGAGCTGTTCGGATACCTGCCGCGGGCGGTGATGGCCCAATTGATCGGCTCCGTGCGCTCCGAGATTTTCATGCCGGACGACACGCTGGTGAAAGCTGGCGCGCGCAGCGACGCTCTGTACTTCATCGCCTCCGGCACCGTGGCCGTCTACAATAACGTGGAGGAAGAG ATCTGCCACTTGGAGGACGGCGCGTACTTCGGCGAGCTGGCCCTGCTGATGGAGGACGATCGTTGGATCGCGAGCGTCGTCGCCGCGGAGAACTGCGAGGTCCACGTGCTGACGCGCCTCGACTTCCGGAACGCCTTGGCGCTGCATCCCGAACTCCTGACGCACCTGCAGAACGTCACGCTCGCGCGTTCGGAGCGAACGCTGCTCGAGGAGGTTCACGAACGGGAGGCACCGCCGATCATGTCCGGGAACATCAACATCAGCAGCATAAAGACCAAGAGGCGGGACTAG
- the LOC118645814 gene encoding uncharacterized protein LOC118645814, protein MIIVLCVHWAACLEYYLPLTVAKIVGPNDASWIRSPYMENRRTKFAIYLSCLNRAIIALVGSTHYLNVSSPEDIIYNLILSVLGVIGFIYLLGMLIMLNLI, encoded by the exons ATGATCATCGTCCTATGCGTGCATTGGGCCGCTTGTCTAGAGTATTATTTGCCGCTCACGGTCGCCAAGATAGTCGGGCCGAATGACGC CTCATGGATTCGATCGCCCTACATGGAGAATAGGAGAACAAAATTTGCAATCTACTTATCATGTTTGAACAGAGCTATTATCGCCCTGGTCGGATCTACgcattatttaaatgtcaGCAGTCCGGaggatattatatataatttaattctctctGTTCTCGGAGTAATcggatttatttatttgctgGGTATGCTCATTATgcttaacttaatttaa